The Haladaptatus cibarius D43 genome window below encodes:
- a CDS encoding aldehyde ferredoxin oxidoreductase family protein: protein MAFADKLLRIDLSARTVESEQIPESWLRRFIGGKGLSARYLYDELAPGTDPLAPENALLFMCGPLTGRIPGESRYSVVTKSPLTGTFLDSYTGGTFPESLAGALSNHLGLLVTGSASDPVTIRIADGDATIESAGELWGKTVPETCENFDSPTSCIGPAGERLVRYATIASDGGDHHAARGGSGAVMGSKNLKAVVSEWSEFGEETGGTEDHDYRSTDIGKWQAASETVETIDFANEVGVLPTKGWQESSFEGADDLGIESIRESAIGRERPGEDVSGGFRIESEEGETVPRGATSISLGAGLGIDDFDAVAVLGALCDSLGLDLISAGNAVAWTMRAAEKGLIERDIEFSDDEPARALLEEIAARSSPLGDTLADGIDAATAQCGGEELIPTVKGMDLPTYDPRRSPSMALAYATSDRGACHRRARPVLEEVFAAEEWSDERRAEAVIAEQNLRSFLWCLVVDDFAGEALWKNGTEAEDGGNEWLHEIGFGRSREELLRIGERVWTMTRLFNVREGFSREDDLLPVALQKPVSGDDRDGERLEDESFARLLSAYYERREWDEQGRPTQALLSRLELDNVVDQQTPIGMKRRSEENGG from the coding sequence ATGGCGTTCGCCGACAAATTGCTCCGTATCGACCTTTCCGCTCGAACCGTCGAGAGTGAGCAAATCCCCGAATCGTGGCTTCGGCGATTCATCGGCGGAAAGGGACTCTCGGCGCGCTATCTCTACGACGAACTCGCTCCCGGAACAGACCCGCTGGCTCCCGAAAACGCCCTGTTGTTCATGTGCGGCCCACTGACCGGGAGAATCCCCGGCGAGTCGCGGTATTCGGTCGTCACGAAATCGCCGCTGACTGGCACCTTCCTCGATTCGTACACTGGGGGGACGTTCCCGGAATCGCTCGCGGGTGCACTCTCGAACCATCTCGGACTGCTGGTCACCGGTTCCGCTTCCGACCCGGTTACGATTCGAATCGCGGACGGTGACGCAACGATAGAATCCGCGGGCGAGCTGTGGGGAAAGACGGTTCCTGAAACGTGTGAAAACTTCGATTCGCCGACTTCCTGTATCGGCCCTGCCGGTGAACGACTCGTCCGATACGCGACCATCGCGTCCGACGGCGGCGACCATCACGCGGCCCGTGGCGGTTCTGGTGCGGTGATGGGGTCAAAAAACCTCAAAGCGGTCGTCTCCGAGTGGTCGGAATTCGGGGAGGAAACGGGCGGAACTGAAGACCACGACTATCGTTCGACCGACATCGGAAAGTGGCAGGCGGCGAGCGAGACTGTGGAAACGATAGACTTCGCAAACGAGGTCGGTGTTCTGCCGACGAAAGGGTGGCAAGAGAGTTCCTTCGAGGGAGCGGACGACCTCGGAATCGAGTCGATTCGGGAATCGGCAATCGGACGCGAACGCCCGGGAGAAGACGTTTCGGGTGGCTTCCGAATCGAGAGCGAGGAGGGCGAAACGGTTCCGCGCGGCGCGACCAGCATCTCGCTCGGTGCGGGACTGGGCATCGACGATTTCGATGCGGTTGCCGTTCTGGGCGCTCTCTGCGACAGCCTCGGTCTCGACCTCATCAGCGCGGGAAACGCAGTGGCGTGGACGATGCGCGCCGCGGAAAAAGGGTTGATAGAACGAGACATCGAGTTCAGCGACGACGAACCCGCGCGCGCCCTGTTGGAAGAAATCGCCGCTCGTTCGTCACCGTTGGGTGACACTCTCGCGGATGGAATCGACGCGGCGACGGCCCAGTGCGGCGGCGAGGAACTCATTCCGACCGTCAAGGGAATGGACTTGCCGACCTACGACCCGCGGCGTTCGCCGTCGATGGCGCTCGCCTACGCGACCAGCGACCGCGGCGCGTGCCACCGACGGGCGCGTCCGGTTCTCGAAGAGGTGTTCGCCGCAGAGGAGTGGAGCGATGAGCGCCGCGCAGAGGCGGTCATCGCGGAGCAGAATCTCCGGTCGTTCCTCTGGTGTCTGGTCGTGGACGACTTCGCTGGTGAGGCGCTGTGGAAGAACGGTACGGAGGCAGAAGACGGCGGAAACGAATGGCTTCACGAAATCGGCTTCGGACGTTCCCGCGAGGAACTCCTTCGAATTGGCGAGCGCGTGTGGACGATGACGCGGTTGTTCAACGTCAGGGAGGGATTTTCACGGGAAGACGATTTGCTTCCGGTGGCGCTCCAGAAACCGGTTAGTGGAGACGACCGCGACGGCGAACGACTCGAAGACGAGTCGTTCGCCCGCCTGTTGTCGGCCTACTACGAACGCCGCGAGTGGGACGAACAGGGTCGTCCGACCCAAGCACTGCTCTCCCGACTCGAACTAGACAACGTGGTTGACCAGCAGACGCCGATTGGGATGAAACGCCGCTCGGAAGAAAACGGTGGTTAG
- the mobA gene encoding molybdenum cofactor guanylyltransferase, whose product MPAGVILAGGRSTRFGEQDKAVADLAGVPMLRRVADRIEGVVDELVVNCRRGQRDAIETAMLDYPHPTTFAIDPDPDQGPMAGIRTGLAACDDEYAFVVACDMPFVDSELVNFLFQRAEGHEAAVPRLGDGWFQTTHAVYEPKPMVEACDAALREEKRKIIEPLFDLDYVVVEEEALQKRGSLKSFENVNTKAEFEAATKRFQP is encoded by the coding sequence ATGCCAGCAGGAGTCATCCTCGCGGGCGGTCGTTCGACCCGATTCGGTGAGCAAGACAAAGCGGTCGCCGACCTCGCTGGCGTGCCGATGCTCAGACGGGTCGCCGACCGAATCGAGGGCGTCGTGGACGAACTCGTGGTCAACTGCCGGAGAGGCCAGCGCGATGCCATCGAAACGGCGATGCTCGACTATCCGCATCCGACGACGTTCGCTATCGACCCAGACCCCGACCAAGGGCCGATGGCAGGCATTCGAACCGGACTCGCGGCCTGCGACGACGAATACGCCTTCGTCGTCGCCTGCGACATGCCCTTCGTCGATTCGGAACTCGTGAACTTCCTTTTCCAGAGAGCCGAGGGCCACGAGGCCGCGGTACCACGACTCGGTGACGGCTGGTTTCAGACGACTCACGCGGTGTACGAACCAAAGCCGATGGTCGAAGCCTGCGATGCGGCACTCCGAGAAGAGAAGCGAAAAATCATCGAACCGCTGTTCGACCTCGATTACGTCGTTGTCGAGGAAGAAGCGTTGCAAAAGCGCGGTTCCCTCAAGTCGTTCGAAAACGTCAACACGAAAGCGGAGTTCGAAGCCGCAACCAAGCGATTTCAACCCTGA
- the yqeC gene encoding selenium cofactor biosynthesis protein YqeC — MNLVAALSVESSMLCVVGAGGKKSTLYALADHLDRAVVTATVRIPIFDEHVNSVLVTDSPRKALESVSEWSVGLVPEQERPDRYRGYDPETVASLKGCDADSILVKADGARTRLLKAPNEREPQLPANADIVVPIASARAVGKPLTEKFVHRPERVAELTDRRIGEEIRAPDVATVLASTRGGMKDIPGDATVIPAVNMVDDDGLETIGREIAEIVLAEADVPRVVLTQMTAQNPVVAAVK; from the coding sequence ATGAATCTCGTGGCGGCTCTCTCCGTCGAATCGAGCATGCTCTGTGTCGTCGGAGCGGGCGGGAAGAAATCGACGCTGTACGCACTGGCAGACCATCTCGACCGAGCAGTCGTGACGGCGACGGTTCGTATCCCGATTTTTGACGAACACGTCAACAGTGTGCTCGTCACCGATTCACCTCGAAAGGCACTCGAATCAGTTTCGGAGTGGTCCGTCGGCCTCGTACCGGAACAGGAGCGACCAGACCGCTATCGCGGTTACGACCCAGAAACGGTAGCATCGCTCAAAGGCTGTGATGCCGACTCGATTCTCGTGAAAGCCGACGGTGCCCGCACTCGGTTGTTGAAGGCACCGAATGAACGAGAGCCACAGCTTCCGGCGAACGCGGATATCGTGGTTCCGATAGCGAGTGCTCGTGCGGTCGGGAAACCACTCACGGAGAAGTTCGTCCACCGCCCAGAAAGAGTCGCAGAGCTAACTGACCGACGGATTGGAGAAGAAATCCGCGCGCCCGACGTAGCCACTGTGCTAGCGAGCACACGTGGCGGCATGAAGGACATTCCCGGCGATGCGACTGTAATTCCCGCCGTGAACATGGTGGACGACGATGGATTGGAGACAATCGGGAGAGAAATCGCAGAGATAGTACTAGCGGAGGCGGACGTTCCCCGTGTCGTTCTCACGCAGATGACGGCGCAGAACCCGGTCGTTGCAGCCGTGAAGTAG
- a CDS encoding helix-turn-helix domain-containing protein, whose amino-acid sequence MIDECLVVEFVVTGDDCPLAEASQTTGVHIDCQPPQHRDDGYALLRFSTPKESEGLTDFLDADNRIRYLHVSTTDGRQNFRCLSKHPCVVHELTNVGFMAESLRYRDGSATFTGAVVGHDVLQGVLEAAGETVGMQLQRIHQLGSEDEHVVAQQWDVTPAQERALRTASEMGYFGVPRKTTASDVAENLGISKSAFLERIHRAERSLFSQMFA is encoded by the coding sequence ATGATAGACGAGTGTCTCGTCGTCGAGTTCGTGGTCACGGGAGACGACTGCCCACTCGCAGAGGCATCGCAAACGACTGGCGTCCATATCGACTGCCAACCTCCACAGCACAGAGACGATGGCTATGCCCTCTTGCGATTTAGCACACCAAAGGAAAGCGAAGGTCTTACCGACTTTCTCGATGCAGACAACCGTATTCGGTATCTTCACGTCTCTACGACCGACGGCAGACAGAACTTCAGATGTCTCTCGAAACATCCCTGCGTCGTTCACGAACTCACTAACGTGGGGTTCATGGCGGAATCGCTTCGCTATCGTGACGGCAGTGCCACATTTACGGGTGCGGTCGTGGGCCACGATGTACTCCAAGGTGTCCTCGAAGCGGCAGGAGAAACGGTCGGAATGCAGTTGCAGCGCATCCACCAACTCGGTTCCGAGGACGAACACGTCGTCGCCCAACAGTGGGACGTAACGCCAGCGCAGGAACGTGCGCTGCGAACAGCCTCGGAAATGGGCTATTTCGGCGTTCCCCGCAAAACCACCGCGAGTGATGTTGCCGAAAACCTCGGTATCAGCAAATCGGCATTCTTGGAACGGATTCACCGCGCCGAACGCTCGTTGTTCTCGCAGATGTTCGCCTAA
- the paaA gene encoding 1,2-phenylacetyl-CoA epoxidase subunit PaaA produces the protein MDLDTVKERAGPRQFSPKDDMPEEYRKAATRMIQFHANSEIMGAYLERPFIRQAPSLDRKLACSAKVQDEIGHGQLLYRAAESLGIKTREQMLDELANGEGKFLNCFHYKMEKWWETPMIAFFVDGAAMRRQATLKRTSWEPYAHAMDKVCFEEGFHVKHGEDIMRELAMGSKKEQELMQDAFEEWWPRIIQFFGPTNDKSTHHDFSADVGLKTMSNDDLRNAFLNAYIPKAKKYGLEIPDEPRIEYDEETSTYKVREDDLDWDEFFQIAKNSYEPGVGQINGRKNAQDAVEWVRDVMDDWETGNSNTPVAAD, from the coding sequence ATGGATTTAGACACCGTCAAAGAGCGGGCGGGCCCCCGGCAGTTCAGTCCGAAAGACGACATGCCGGAGGAGTACCGCAAAGCCGCAACTCGCATGATTCAGTTCCACGCGAACTCCGAAATCATGGGTGCGTACCTCGAACGACCGTTCATTCGGCAGGCACCGAGCCTCGACCGAAAGCTGGCGTGCAGTGCGAAGGTGCAGGACGAAATCGGCCACGGCCAACTGCTCTACCGCGCCGCGGAATCGCTCGGCATCAAAACCCGCGAACAGATGCTTGACGAGTTGGCGAACGGAGAGGGCAAGTTCCTCAACTGCTTCCACTACAAGATGGAAAAGTGGTGGGAAACGCCGATGATTGCCTTTTTCGTTGACGGTGCCGCGATGCGCCGACAGGCGACCCTGAAACGCACGAGTTGGGAACCCTACGCCCACGCGATGGACAAGGTGTGTTTCGAGGAAGGATTCCACGTTAAACACGGCGAGGACATCATGCGCGAACTCGCAATGGGGTCGAAAAAGGAACAGGAGCTCATGCAGGACGCCTTCGAAGAATGGTGGCCGCGCATCATCCAGTTCTTCGGCCCGACCAACGACAAGAGTACCCACCACGACTTCTCCGCCGACGTCGGCCTGAAGACGATGTCGAACGACGACCTCCGAAACGCGTTCCTCAACGCCTACATTCCGAAGGCGAAAAAGTACGGATTGGAGATTCCGGACGAGCCTCGAATCGAGTACGACGAGGAGACGAGCACCTACAAGGTGCGCGAAGACGACCTCGATTGGGACGAGTTCTTCCAAATCGCCAAGAACAGCTACGAACCCGGCGTCGGCCAGATTAACGGCCGTAAGAACGCACAGGACGCAGTCGAATGGGTGCGTGACGTGATGGACGACTGGGAAACGGGCAACTCAAACACCCCGGTGGCGGCCGATTAA
- the paaB gene encoding 1,2-phenylacetyl-CoA epoxidase subunit PaaB, with amino-acid sequence MIWEVFRQDEAGKYHTHCGNVHAPDRDMALMFAQIQHGRRKPTNSIWVVPKDEIAEVDADDTAFGGTTDKSYRWVMAYNRIDSSFAEEIADSEAEQEKADRERGKA; translated from the coding sequence ATGATTTGGGAAGTGTTCCGACAAGACGAAGCAGGCAAGTACCACACCCACTGCGGAAACGTCCACGCGCCCGACCGCGACATGGCGCTCATGTTCGCCCAGATTCAGCACGGGCGGCGCAAGCCGACCAACAGCATCTGGGTCGTTCCGAAGGACGAGATTGCCGAGGTTGACGCCGACGACACCGCGTTCGGTGGCACGACGGACAAATCCTACCGCTGGGTGATGGCGTACAACCGCATCGACTCCAGTTTCGCCGAGGAAATCGCGGATTCCGAGGCAGAACAGGAGAAAGCCGACCGCGAGCGAGGGAAGGCATAA
- the paaC gene encoding 1,2-phenylacetyl-CoA epoxidase subunit PaaC produces the protein MSAQLAGPDDLSGEEQAAVESLLYRLADDELVLAERYTEWQVRAPTLESDLAISNIAQDELGHARLWYDLLQDFGYSESELIFERDPSDFRHATFVELPFESGDWADAIVRGYFYDVAEKLRLEALEDTSYPRIADRVAKILSEENYHLEHAQNWLERLTSDDEGTKRVQSAVDRLFPYALTLFEDGDASSEIDDLGIRTESLDSMREQWLDTVVPFLASLGVEVPEEIEDGNPDELLPEHLGRDGSHTDDWAELHNDMTRSYRELGRSEAHRIMADPDDEE, from the coding sequence ATGTCGGCACAACTTGCCGGGCCGGATGACCTGAGCGGCGAGGAGCAGGCCGCAGTCGAATCCCTGCTTTACCGCCTCGCGGACGACGAACTCGTCCTCGCGGAGCGTTACACCGAATGGCAGGTTCGCGCGCCGACGCTCGAATCCGACCTCGCCATCTCGAACATCGCACAGGACGAACTCGGGCACGCCCGCCTCTGGTACGACCTGCTACAGGACTTCGGCTACAGCGAATCCGAACTCATCTTCGAGCGCGATCCGAGCGACTTCCGGCACGCGACGTTCGTGGAACTGCCGTTCGAATCGGGCGACTGGGCCGACGCCATCGTTCGTGGTTACTTCTACGACGTGGCCGAAAAACTGCGCCTCGAAGCCCTCGAAGACACGTCCTATCCGCGAATCGCGGACAGAGTTGCAAAAATCCTCTCCGAGGAGAATTACCACCTCGAACACGCCCAGAACTGGCTCGAACGACTGACGAGCGACGACGAAGGAACGAAGCGCGTGCAGTCGGCGGTTGACCGACTGTTCCCCTACGCGCTGACGCTGTTCGAAGACGGCGATGCGAGTTCGGAAATCGACGATTTAGGCATTCGAACAGAATCGCTCGACTCGATGCGCGAACAGTGGCTCGACACCGTCGTCCCGTTCCTCGCATCATTGGGCGTGGAGGTTCCGGAGGAAATCGAGGACGGCAATCCGGACGAACTACTTCCCGAGCATCTCGGACGCGACGGAAGTCACACCGACGACTGGGCAGAGCTACACAACGACATGACGCGGTCGTACCGAGAACTCGGACGAAGCGAAGCCCACCGCATCATGGCAGACCCCGACGATGAAGAATAA
- the paaD gene encoding 1,2-phenylacetyl-CoA epoxidase subunit PaaD has translation MSNEPQAYETDSEKYDIESEPTACAYTDYSESGQSPEELPATGEGATGLEKRVWDALYDIEDPEMPISIVDLGLIYGVQMEGDSATVIMTLTYTGCPARKMLTEEIEEAVADVDGVEDADLELVWNPPWSIEMVTEQGKNDLRDFGLSI, from the coding sequence ATGAGCAACGAACCACAAGCATACGAAACGGACTCCGAAAAGTACGACATCGAGTCGGAACCCACCGCGTGCGCCTACACCGACTACTCGGAGAGCGGGCAGTCTCCGGAGGAGCTGCCTGCGACGGGTGAGGGAGCCACCGGACTCGAAAAGCGAGTTTGGGACGCCCTCTACGATATCGAAGACCCGGAGATGCCAATCAGCATCGTTGATTTGGGACTGATTTACGGCGTACAAATGGAGGGAGATTCGGCGACGGTCATCATGACCCTCACCTACACCGGATGCCCGGCGCGGAAGATGCTGACCGAGGAAATCGAGGAAGCGGTCGCCGACGTTGACGGTGTTGAAGATGCCGACCTCGAACTCGTCTGGAATCCGCCGTGGTCCATCGAGATGGTCACAGAACAGGGCAAAAACGACCTGCGCGACTTTGGCCTAAGCATATGA
- the paaE gene encoding 1,2-phenylacetyl-CoA epoxidase subunit PaaE, with amino-acid sequence MRRLDPSVTTSGEDKGAECPYCGSTDTYREHPKGPSLCRSMHFCDGCEQPFEKFE; translated from the coding sequence ATGAGACGACTCGACCCCAGCGTGACGACGAGCGGGGAAGACAAAGGCGCGGAGTGTCCCTACTGCGGTTCGACGGACACCTACCGCGAGCATCCGAAAGGGCCGTCGCTCTGCCGGTCGATGCACTTTTGCGACGGCTGTGAACAGCCGTTCGAGAAGTTCGAGTAA
- a CDS encoding DUF2196 domain-containing protein codes for MSADRPTREELRRGMSVEIEQTNAENADEAGPIQGNIAKILSDEHTEPGGVKVELESGITGRVKSVVPE; via the coding sequence ATGTCCGCAGACAGACCGACGCGAGAGGAACTACGCAGAGGAATGTCCGTCGAAATCGAGCAGACGAACGCCGAGAACGCGGACGAGGCCGGCCCGATTCAGGGGAACATTGCGAAAATTCTCTCCGACGAACACACCGAACCCGGCGGCGTCAAAGTCGAACTGGAATCGGGAATCACCGGGCGAGTGAAAAGCGTCGTGCCGGAGTAG
- a CDS encoding methylated-DNA--[protein]-cysteine S-methyltransferase — protein MQTKMWDWQVEIDESLVSASPDEIRAQIAEYEQGNRKEFDLKVEFPDSFTGQVMAAMAEIPRGETRTYGDIAETLDTAAIAVGQACGRNPVPVVIPCHRIVAADGLGGYSGGKGDRLTLKKRLLDLESESKSKSR, from the coding sequence ATGCAAACCAAAATGTGGGATTGGCAGGTCGAAATCGACGAGTCGCTCGTTTCGGCATCCCCCGATGAAATCCGAGCACAGATAGCGGAGTACGAACAAGGCAACCGCAAGGAGTTCGACCTCAAAGTCGAGTTTCCCGACTCGTTCACAGGACAGGTCATGGCTGCAATGGCCGAAATTCCGCGTGGCGAGACACGAACCTACGGCGACATCGCAGAAACACTGGACACCGCCGCAATCGCCGTCGGACAGGCGTGCGGGAGAAATCCTGTTCCTGTCGTCATCCCCTGCCATCGCATCGTCGCGGCGGACGGACTGGGCGGCTACTCCGGCGGCAAAGGCGACCGATTGACGCTCAAAAAACGACTACTTGACCTCGAATCCGAATCTAAATCTAAATCGCGGTAG
- a CDS encoding methyltransferase domain-containing protein, giving the protein MAGLYAHPDYYEIAFDFRDVSAEVDFFESCIDRFGNGLSNTSSVLEVACGPSPYLLELDARGYDFTGLDNSGEMVSHSIEKAQDNDIEATFLRRNMADFYLPERVDFAFCALGSLYLDSNDALRSHLDSVADALTPGSLYCIDGAIDFPGGTASQHEWETTCGDTTVEFCIEQEPTNVAEQLVRQTITTKVTDGEQMRRFREAYEIKTFAPQEFRMIAEESDFEHVGWFDSFDLSKPVAECEPGTLHRPMTILRKRD; this is encoded by the coding sequence ATGGCCGGTCTCTACGCCCATCCTGACTACTACGAAATCGCCTTCGATTTCCGCGACGTATCTGCTGAGGTAGACTTCTTCGAAAGCTGTATCGACCGCTTTGGAAACGGACTCTCGAACACGAGCTCCGTGCTCGAAGTCGCCTGCGGCCCGTCACCCTATCTCTTAGAACTCGACGCTCGGGGCTACGATTTTACAGGACTCGACAACTCCGGGGAGATGGTTTCGCACTCCATCGAAAAGGCTCAGGACAACGACATCGAAGCAACGTTCCTCCGGCGGAATATGGCTGACTTCTACCTTCCCGAGCGCGTCGATTTCGCTTTCTGCGCCCTCGGGTCGCTGTATCTGGACTCCAATGACGCGCTTCGGTCGCACCTCGATTCGGTCGCGGACGCCCTCACTCCGGGGTCGCTCTACTGCATCGATGGCGCAATCGACTTCCCCGGCGGAACAGCGTCACAGCATGAGTGGGAGACGACGTGCGGCGATACGACTGTCGAGTTCTGTATCGAACAAGAACCGACCAACGTCGCGGAGCAGTTGGTTCGCCAGACGATTACGACGAAGGTGACGGACGGCGAACAGATGCGCCGATTCCGCGAGGCGTACGAAATTAAGACCTTCGCACCCCAAGAGTTTCGCATGATCGCCGAAGAGAGCGATTTCGAGCACGTCGGCTGGTTCGACAGTTTCGACCTCTCGAAACCAGTCGCGGAGTGCGAACCGGGAACGCTTCATCGCCCGATGACGATTCTGCGGAAACGAGACTGA